GACATGACAGGGTGTGGGTGGGAACCGAGGACACTAAGTACCTAGTCCCTGTCTGATACTGCTTAGCCAGGACTGCCTGGGTAGACTGGGGATTAGAGCTCTTCCTGCTTAGAAAACTGTTCCAATTCTACTGAGGCTCCAGGTTGGGCCCAGACAAAGAAAAGTAGGCTGATTGGAGGAGCTCCAACCTCCCGTCACATAGAGAACTCAAGCCCGGCATAAGGAGCTTAAAAAGGTTTGAAAAGAGATCTCAAACATACGTTGAGGAGACGCTGGCCCCGGGAAGTTGAGACTCTAGGCCTCAAGGCTGCAGCCTTGTCAACCCAAGCAGTGCCAATCCAGTTGCGCCAACAGAGAACCATATGCAGTGGTATCCATGGACGTGTTTGCTGTTAAAACTGTATGCAAACCACTCTGTAGCTCTAAGCCCCAAGTCCCTTGTGTCACACTATGATGTCCAGAGCATCAGAGGACACTGGTTAACAATATGTGTTCTGCCCTCAAATGcccgagtttaaggccagctccAGGGTTCCTTTGGTATGTAATCTCTCACTGCCTCACATGTGCTGGGTGTTTgtttggtgggttggtgggttggttttcGTTGGCTTGTTCTTTTGTAGTGCTAAGGATCAAACGTAGATACCTATATGTACTGAGTATGTGCTCTgttactgagctacatcctcagccctgtgTACAGGAAATAGGGACAATAATAGTATGTCCTTTATAGGGATGGTGACAGTGAAGTGAGATAGAGTTTGGAAGAATCTGACATAATGCTGGCACTGGGAATGACTTGATAatgtacagcagcagcagcactgtgAACTAGTCCCCAAGGATGTGCATGTGGTTAGTGGCGGGTGGGCGTAGGGGAGTCCTCTGACTCCAGGTGGGAGCTTTGTACCACACCAGCTGCTGTGATGTGAACAGCAGGGTTGAAAGGAAAGGAGGTCAAGATGGGAAAAGGAAGTTCCGGCCTTAAGAGGCTTTAAGCAACCCAGGGATAGAAGGGCTGGGAGTTCTCAGTGACCCTGACCCTGGAATGCCTTCTGCTGCTTGCTTCCAGTTCTCTGGTCTCTTGGCCTTGTTCCATATAATGCTTGACCTATCCACTCCAGTTCCTGACTTAGGAAGTTGTAAAGCTGGTGGGAGGGGCTATAGGAGCCCTTCTGGAAGCCTCTGGAAAAGGTCTGGGGAAACTTCCCCAGGCTCGACTTTAATAAAGCCAAGACAGAGTTACTAGAAGCTAGGCCAGGGGCAAATACAGTTTTAGACAAAGCATTTCTTTTGGGCTATCAAGATACTTGCTCTCTGCCCTTCAGTATGATGAGCAAGAGGGCCACCCATCCCTGGACAGAATTAAGGTAACCTGAGCCCCTGGACTTTTCTCTGAGCTTCACCCCCACTCCTGTGTGCCCTACAGATCCGCTCTCACATCAGCTTTGGGGCTCTGTGCCAGCGATCAGCAGCCAATGAGTGCTGCCCCAGCTGGTCCCTGGGAAACTATCTGGCTGTGCTGTCTAACCGCTCCTCCTGCCAAGACACCACCCAAGCTGATACAGACCGCACACTGGCCCTGCTACGGTTCTGTGCCACCTTCTACCACCGTGGTGTCCTGGTGCCTGCTTGTGTGGGATCTGGGCAGGACAAACCCCCATTTTGTGCCCAAGTTCCCGCCAAGTGTACCGGAAGCAGCGCTGTCTATCAACTCCTGCACTTCCTGCTAGACAGAGACTTTCTGAGTCCCCAGACTGCGGATTACCAGGTGCCCTCCCTCAAGTTCGCCCTGCTCTTCCTGCCCATTATAAAGACCTCCTCTCTTCTAGACATCTATCTGGACGGCCTAGGTGACCCGATTAAAGTTTCTGACAACTACACATCTATCAGTGGCATGGACTTGGGCCTCAAGCCCAGACTATTGAAGTACTACCTAGCAGAAGATACCATGTACCCCTTGCTATCCCTGGTTATCATCTTCTTTGGCATGTCCCTCTACCTGCGTTCACTCTTCATCACGTTCATGTCACTTCTAGGGGTGCTGGGCTCCCTAATGGtggctttctttctttaccaTGTGGCATTCCGCATGGCCTACTTCCCCTTTGTCAATCTAGCGTCTCTCCTTCTGCTTAGTGGTGTCTGTGTCAATTACACACTCATCTTCTTCGATTTGTGGCGCCTCAGCAGGGGCCAGGTGCCCTCCGGGGGCCTAGCACACCGTGTGGGCCGTACCATGCACCACTTTGGCTACCTGCTCCTGGTCTCAGGCCTCACCACCAGCGCGGCCTTCTACGGCAGCTACCTGAGCCGCCTGCCCACAGTGCGTTGTTTTGCTCTTTTCATGGGCACCGCTGTACTAGTGCACATGGGACTCACACTGCTCTGGCTTCCCGCCACCGTGGTGCTCCATGAGCGCTACCTGGCACACGGCTGTGTGGCCCAAGCGCAGGGCCAGAGGGGTGGCACCGACCCCCTGCGGCTGTTGCTGGCGTTGCACAGACGGATTCGCATTCTTCGCAAGATTTTTTCCATCCTCTCACGCCTGCTCTTTCAACGCCTGCTGCCCTGTGGTGTCATTAAGTTTCGATACATCTGGATCTGCTGGTTCGCGGCGTTGGCGGCAGGGGGCGCCTACATCGGCGGCGTCAGCCCTCGCCTGCGACTGCCCATTCTACTGCCACTTGGCGGCCAGTTCTTCCGGTCTAGCCATCCCTTTGAGCGCTTTGATGCAGAATACCGCCAGCAGTTCCTGTTCGAAGATCTACCTCCAAATGAGGGCGGCAACTTGCCAGTGGTTCTGGTGTGGGGAATCCTGCCAGTGGACACTAGTGATCCCCTGGACCCTCGCACcaacagctcagtggtaagcgaTCCTGACTTCTCGCCCAGCAGCCCCGAGGCCCAGGAGTGGCTCCAGGCTCTCTGTCAGGGAGCCCAGAACCAGAGCTTCTTTGGAGACCAGCCAGAGGGTTGGCCTACGCTGTGTTTAGTGGAAGCCCTGCAGCAGTGGATGGAAAGCCCCAGCTGTGGCCGCCTGGGTGCCGATCTATGCTGTGGCCAGTCAGAATTCCCCTGGGCCCCCCAGCTTTACCTGCACTGTCTGAAGATGATGGCTCTGGAGCAAAGTCCTGATGGCACACGTGACCTGGGACTCCGCTTCGATTCTCACGGCAACCTAGCAGCTCTAGTTCTGAAGTTTCAGACCAACTTACCATACAGTACAGAGTATGGCCCAGTCCACCATTTCTACACTGAAGTCAGCCGCTGGCTGTCAACAGAGATGAGCAAGGCACCTCCTGGGCTCAACAAGGGTTGGTTCACCAGCACCTTGGAGCTGTACAGCTTACAGCATAGTCTAAGCACAGAGCCTGCCGTGGTGCTCGGTCTGGCTCTGGCACTAGCCTTTGCCACACTGTTGCTGGGCACTTGGAACGTTCCCCTCAGCCTGTTCTCTGTGGCAGCCGTGGCTGGCACTGTGTTGCTCACTGTGGGCTTGCTGGTTCTTCTTGAGTGGCAACTCAACACTGCCGAggccctctttctctctgcctctgtgggcCTCTCTGTAGACTTAACTGTTAACTATTGTATCTCCTATCACTTGTGCCCCCACCCAGACCGCCTGAGCCGTGTGGCCTTCTCCTTACGTCAGACCAGTCGGGCCACAGCAATGGGGACTGGAGTGTTGTTTGCCTCTGGCGTGATCATGCTGCCTTCCACCATACTGCTCTATCGAAAGCTGGGCATCATCGTCATGATGGTCAAGTTTCTTGGCTGTGCCTTTGCCAGCTTCTTCTTCCAGTCCCTGTGCTGTTTCTTCGGGCCAGAGAAGAACTGTGGGCAGATCCTATGGCCCTGTGCCCATCTGCCGTGGGATGCTGGGACTGAGGATCCCGATGAGAAGGGGCGAACAGGGCCACCAGGGTTCTCTGAACACTATGAGTTGCAGCCCCTGGCGCGGCGCCGGAGTCCCAGCTTCGACACCAGCACAGCCACCAGCAAGCTTTCCCATCGGCCTTCCATACTCTCTGAAGACCTGCAGATACACGATGGCAGCTGCTGCCTCCAGCACGCCCAAGTCCCTGTCTCACCAAGGGATCTGCTCCTGGACCACCAGACAGTCTTCAGCCAGTGTCCGGCCCTGCAGACCTCTTCTCCATATAAGCAGGTTGGTCCCAACCCCCAAACCTGGATCAGGCAAGATTCCCAGGGACAGAAAACTGAGCCCTTGCAGGCCCTGCCAGAAGGCCCTGCCCACTGCCCTAAGCCCAAAGTCGTGGAAGAGCTCCCTGACGGCCTGTGCTCCTCAGCCAGCACCCTGGAGGGACTCAGCGTCTCAGATGACACCTGTGCCTCTGAGCCCAGTGTCCGTGTGCCAGATTCTGTGGGCACCTCCCCAGAAGTCATGAATGGCACTGGGCACCCCATACTTGAGCGGGGTCAGCTGAACGGGAAACGTGACACCCTCTGGCTGGCACTGAAGGAGACCATCTATGACCCAAACATGCCCAATTCTCACCACAGCAGCTTGTCCTGGAAGGGCCGTGGAGGGCCAGGTGATATAAGCCCCGTGGTACTTCCCAACAGTCAGCCAGATCTTCCAGATGTTTGGCTCCGTAGGCCTAGCACCTACGCCTCTGGCTACAGCAGCTGAGAGAGGCCAAGGAAGGCCAGACCAGGGTCCAGAACCCTTTGGTGAAGATAAGGCAAATGCCACACTAGCCTAGAGCCTGAAGGTATTTCTCCATATGGACATGATGTCTCACCCTCCAACTATGGATTCTAAACCCTGCCAGATGTTCCAGCCTTGATCTCTTTGCTACTTACCCCTATATCTGGAGGATTCAGTGGGAGAGCCTTGCAAGGTAATACCAGGCTCTCCCTGTGACCAGCTGAGGACTCATCTGCCCCCACAGTGCCAACAAGGACCCCCTCCTCTGGAAAGGAGGTCAGATGTGCAGTTCCAGGTATCGGGGAGGCTGATCAGCTGTCTCCCAGGTGGCAAGAAGTTCAGTGAAGCTAAGGTACTCCATCTTGGGGATCCTGTTGGAGTACCTCACTGACTAGAAGAACCCTTAAGAACCTCCACAGCCTACTGAATCTCATCCCTTCTCA
The DNA window shown above is from Rattus rattus isolate New Zealand chromosome 5, Rrattus_CSIRO_v1, whole genome shotgun sequence and carries:
- the Disp2 gene encoding protein dispatched homolog 2, coding for MAPEASPERSCSLHTCPLEDPTGAPVPPPTVSTLQAVDPTSPLTAGHFAFPRAPQDYQEGSSLLGFGDQASLCAHISNLNTSIDPSQHDGVWKPPSMQRHVVSVRQERTFRMPKSYSHMIAEWPMAVLLGCLAFIFLCTLAGLLGSPPLDFSEPLLGFEPRDTEIDRKLEVWKAMQALTGPKNLFSLSPDPEVNSSSLLSTLSPAAWGRAEESVVRTKRMVGPVEVKEEENFFCGPPEKKLAKLVFVSTSGGSLWNLQAIHSMCRIEQEQIRSHISFGALCQRSAANECCPSWSLGNYLAVLSNRSSCQDTTQADTDRTLALLRFCATFYHRGVLVPACVGSGQDKPPFCAQVPAKCTGSSAVYQLLHFLLDRDFLSPQTADYQVPSLKFALLFLPIIKTSSLLDIYLDGLGDPIKVSDNYTSISGMDLGLKPRLLKYYLAEDTMYPLLSLVIIFFGMSLYLRSLFITFMSLLGVLGSLMVAFFLYHVAFRMAYFPFVNLASLLLLSGVCVNYTLIFFDLWRLSRGQVPSGGLAHRVGRTMHHFGYLLLVSGLTTSAAFYGSYLSRLPTVRCFALFMGTAVLVHMGLTLLWLPATVVLHERYLAHGCVAQAQGQRGGTDPLRLLLALHRRIRILRKIFSILSRLLFQRLLPCGVIKFRYIWICWFAALAAGGAYIGGVSPRLRLPILLPLGGQFFRSSHPFERFDAEYRQQFLFEDLPPNEGGNLPVVLVWGILPVDTSDPLDPRTNSSVVSDPDFSPSSPEAQEWLQALCQGAQNQSFFGDQPEGWPTLCLVEALQQWMESPSCGRLGADLCCGQSEFPWAPQLYLHCLKMMALEQSPDGTRDLGLRFDSHGNLAALVLKFQTNLPYSTEYGPVHHFYTEVSRWLSTEMSKAPPGLNKGWFTSTLELYSLQHSLSTEPAVVLGLALALAFATLLLGTWNVPLSLFSVAAVAGTVLLTVGLLVLLEWQLNTAEALFLSASVGLSVDLTVNYCISYHLCPHPDRLSRVAFSLRQTSRATAMGTGVLFASGVIMLPSTILLYRKLGIIVMMVKFLGCAFASFFFQSLCCFFGPEKNCGQILWPCAHLPWDAGTEDPDEKGRTGPPGFSEHYELQPLARRRSPSFDTSTATSKLSHRPSILSEDLQIHDGSCCLQHAQVPVSPRDLLLDHQTVFSQCPALQTSSPYKQVGPNPQTWIRQDSQGQKTEPLQALPEGPAHCPKPKVVEELPDGLCSSASTLEGLSVSDDTCASEPSVRVPDSVGTSPEVMNGTGHPILERGQLNGKRDTLWLALKETIYDPNMPNSHHSSLSWKGRGGPGDISPVVLPNSQPDLPDVWLRRPSTYASGYSS